From Rhodoferax sp. AJA081-3, the proteins below share one genomic window:
- a CDS encoding M14 family zinc carboxypeptidase, producing MAHNAQADLYPTPYEQGNQNQTTQWSACIAFYERLAADFPGILHFFQIGTADNGLPLHAGVVSSDGVRDRAQIKATGRPIFFNNNGIHPGEPEGIDACMALVRDFCTQPERLAALGKTVFLFIPVYNVDGCLNRQSTSRVNQLGPEEFGFRANGRNLDLNRDFIKCDSLAAQAFNQFFTAWDPDVMVDTHTSNGADYQYTMTLINTQTDKLGGGLGDFLRDTMLPDIYTAMAERGWPTCPYVNPIRATPDDGIEDFLEVPRFSTGYAALHHCIGFMPETHMLKPFADRYASMRTLVEVVLAFTLSHATQIQALRQTARQAASAQRRWPVLWAPDTSRPSAFTFKGYAAVYRPSLLGNYSRLAYDRDQPWERDIPWFNRCTVALEVATPKQYLIPQAWREVIERLQWNGVVLRRLEAGQSLQAQVYRIGTVQSRANPYEGHMFHDNMELTVHTETIQAQAGDVLVDLAQPNARYAVETLEPQAHDSFFRWGFFNSVLEKKEAYSDYVFEDTALEMLQEEPELRTRFEAWKQAHPEQLASQTAVLDFIFAHGKRFHEPEWRRYPVVGLL from the coding sequence ATGGCGCACAACGCACAGGCAGACCTTTACCCCACGCCCTACGAGCAGGGCAACCAGAACCAGACTACGCAATGGAGCGCCTGCATAGCTTTTTACGAGCGGCTTGCCGCAGATTTCCCCGGCATATTGCATTTCTTCCAGATTGGCACGGCGGACAATGGCCTGCCGCTGCATGCTGGGGTTGTGAGCAGCGATGGCGTGCGGGACCGTGCGCAGATCAAGGCGACTGGCAGACCCATCTTTTTCAATAACAACGGCATACACCCTGGCGAGCCAGAAGGCATAGACGCCTGTATGGCCCTGGTGCGGGATTTTTGCACCCAGCCCGAGCGCCTGGCGGCACTGGGCAAGACCGTGTTTCTGTTCATCCCGGTCTACAACGTGGACGGTTGTTTGAACCGCCAGTCCACATCGCGCGTCAACCAGTTGGGCCCCGAGGAGTTTGGCTTTAGGGCCAACGGACGCAACCTGGACCTGAACCGCGATTTCATCAAATGCGACAGCCTGGCGGCGCAGGCCTTCAACCAGTTCTTCACTGCCTGGGACCCGGATGTGATGGTCGACACCCACACCTCCAACGGGGCCGACTACCAGTACACGATGACGCTGATCAACACCCAGACCGACAAGCTGGGAGGTGGCCTGGGCGATTTCCTGCGCGACACCATGCTGCCCGACATCTACACAGCCATGGCAGAACGCGGCTGGCCCACCTGCCCCTATGTGAACCCCATACGGGCCACACCAGACGATGGCATTGAAGACTTTCTGGAGGTGCCGCGTTTCTCCACCGGCTACGCTGCGCTGCACCACTGCATAGGCTTTATGCCCGAGACCCACATGCTCAAACCGTTTGCCGACCGCTACGCCTCCATGCGTACCCTGGTCGAAGTGGTGCTGGCGTTCACGCTCAGCCATGCCACGCAGATACAGGCCCTGCGCCAGACCGCGCGGCAGGCTGCCAGTGCGCAGCGGCGTTGGCCGGTGCTGTGGGCGCCTGATACCAGTCGCCCGTCTGCTTTCACATTCAAGGGGTATGCGGCGGTCTACCGTCCCAGCCTGCTGGGCAACTACAGCCGCCTGGCCTATGACCGCGACCAGCCCTGGGAGCGCGACATTCCTTGGTTCAACCGCTGCACGGTGGCCTTGGAAGTGGCCACACCCAAGCAGTACCTGATACCCCAGGCATGGCGCGAAGTTATTGAGCGTCTGCAATGGAATGGCGTGGTGCTGCGGCGCCTGGAAGCAGGCCAGAGCCTGCAGGCACAGGTCTACCGCATAGGCACGGTGCAATCGCGCGCCAACCCCTACGAGGGCCATATGTTCCACGACAACATGGAGCTCACGGTGCACACCGAGACCATCCAGGCCCAAGCGGGCGATGTGCTGGTGGACCTGGCGCAACCGAATGCCCGGTATGCGGTGGAGACGCTGGAGCCACAGGCACACGACAGTTTTTTCCGCTGGGGCTTTTTCAACAGCGTGCTGGAGAAGAAAGAAGCCTATTCCGACTACGTGTTTGAAGACACGGCGCTGGAAATGCTGCAGGAGGAGCCCGAACTGCGCACACGTTTTGAGGCCTGGAAGCAGGCACATCCCGAGCAGCTTGCCAGCCAGACCGCCGTGCTGGATTTCATCTTCGCCCACGGCAAACGCTTCCACGAACCGGAGTGGCGGCGCTACCCGGTAGTCGGCTTGTTGTAG
- a CDS encoding PilT/PilU family type 4a pilus ATPase, translating to MATLTEEQARAYMHKLLAAMSQAGGSDLFIANDFPPSMKAHGSMQPLSSQKLTGELTRVFANSLMNERQREEFAKEMECNFAISIPGLSRFRVNVYVQQQNVAMVVRTIASEIPNFDKLDLPPILKEVIMNKRGLVLVVGGTGSGKSTTLAALIDHRNSTSAGHIITVEDPVEYVHVSKKSLVSHREVGVDTHSWHHALKNTLRQAPDVILIGEIRDPETMEHAIAFAETGHLCLGTLHANSANQAIDRIINFFPEDRRNQLLMDLSANLRSIISQRLVRTEDGKGRKAAIEILLNTPTIAERIFKGAFGEIKALMEKSRELGMRTFDWALFELYNDGHIGYEEALRNADSANELRLAMKLKSKRGEPATASGPTLSFDKEPTPEELEALREAERVKQQQRKRELEDQELEKKMKEKGVDSRFV from the coding sequence ATGGCCACCCTCACGGAAGAACAAGCCCGCGCCTACATGCACAAGCTGTTGGCCGCCATGAGCCAGGCTGGAGGCTCCGATTTGTTCATTGCGAATGACTTCCCGCCCAGCATGAAGGCCCACGGGTCCATGCAGCCGTTGTCCAGCCAGAAACTCACTGGCGAGTTGACACGGGTCTTTGCCAACTCACTGATGAACGAGCGCCAGCGGGAAGAGTTTGCCAAGGAGATGGAGTGCAACTTCGCGATCTCCATACCCGGCCTGTCGCGCTTTCGCGTCAATGTGTATGTGCAGCAGCAGAACGTGGCCATGGTGGTGCGCACCATCGCGTCCGAGATCCCCAATTTTGACAAGCTGGACCTGCCACCCATCCTCAAAGAAGTGATCATGAACAAGCGTGGCCTGGTGCTGGTGGTGGGCGGCACCGGTTCGGGCAAGTCGACCACGCTGGCGGCCCTGATCGACCACCGCAACAGCACCTCGGCGGGCCACATCATCACGGTGGAAGACCCGGTCGAATACGTACACGTGTCCAAGAAATCACTGGTCAGCCACCGTGAGGTGGGCGTGGACACCCACTCCTGGCACCATGCGCTGAAAAACACGCTGCGCCAGGCACCCGATGTGATTCTGATTGGCGAGATCCGTGACCCCGAGACCATGGAGCACGCCATCGCCTTCGCCGAAACCGGCCACCTGTGCCTGGGCACCTTACACGCCAACAGCGCCAACCAGGCCATAGACCGCATCATCAATTTCTTCCCCGAAGACCGGCGCAACCAGCTATTGATGGATTTGTCCGCCAACCTGCGCTCCATCATTTCGCAGCGCCTGGTGCGCACCGAAGACGGCAAGGGCCGCAAGGCGGCGATTGAGATCTTGCTCAATACGCCCACCATTGCGGAGCGCATTTTTAAAGGTGCGTTTGGCGAGATCAAGGCGCTGATGGAGAAGTCGCGCGAGCTGGGCATGCGCACCTTCGACTGGGCGCTGTTCGAGCTCTACAACGATGGCCATATTGGCTACGAAGAAGCCCTGCGCAATGCCGACTCGGCCAATGAGTTGCGCCTGGCCATGAAGCTCAAGAGCAAACGCGGTGAGCCCGCCACCGCCAGTGGCCCTACCCTGTCATTTGACAAAGAGCCAACACCCGAAGAACTGGAGGCCCTGCGCGAAGCTGAGCGTGTGAAACAGCAACAGCGCAAACGCGAACTGGAAGACCAGGAGCTGGAAAAGAAGATGAAAGAAAAGGGCGTGGACAGCCGGTTTGTCTAG
- a CDS encoding glutathione S-transferase N-terminal domain-containing protein, translating into MPSKAKHQINVLQSVVTSTLSAWRGTSVVKASKQPKKRLQLYDMEGCPYCRRVREALTALGLDAEIYPCPKRGKRFRPQAARQGGKRQVPLLVDPNTSTRLYESADIVDYLFKTYADRATPFAYTKGLLAPVLGGVGSLVSGMRGTTARKANHPKKLLELWSFESSPYSRLVRERLTELELAYVLHNIGKEQFADMGPAVRRVLPGPYKPRAGGRREKLLAEHGRVQVPYLEDPNTGTKLYESADIIDYLERQYAQKTLSL; encoded by the coding sequence ATGCCAAGCAAAGCGAAGCACCAGATCAACGTGCTGCAATCCGTGGTCACCTCCACCCTGAGCGCCTGGCGCGGTACCAGTGTCGTCAAGGCGTCCAAGCAGCCCAAAAAGCGGCTGCAGCTCTACGATATGGAAGGCTGCCCTTACTGCCGCCGGGTGCGCGAAGCCCTGACCGCCTTGGGCCTGGATGCCGAGATTTATCCTTGCCCCAAACGCGGTAAACGCTTTCGCCCACAGGCGGCACGCCAGGGCGGCAAACGCCAGGTCCCGCTGCTGGTAGACCCCAATACTTCCACCCGGCTGTACGAGTCGGCCGATATCGTCGATTACCTGTTCAAGACTTATGCGGACCGCGCGACACCGTTTGCCTATACCAAGGGGCTGCTGGCTCCTGTGCTGGGTGGTGTGGGCTCGTTGGTGAGTGGCATGCGTGGCACAACGGCGCGCAAGGCAAACCATCCCAAGAAGTTGTTGGAGCTGTGGAGCTTTGAGTCCAGCCCGTACTCACGCCTGGTGCGGGAGCGCCTGACGGAGCTGGAGCTGGCCTATGTGTTGCACAACATCGGCAAGGAGCAGTTCGCGGATATGGGACCGGCCGTGCGGCGTGTGCTGCCTGGCCCCTACAAGCCGCGTGCCGGCGGCCGTCGTGAAAAGCTGCTGGCAGAACACGGGCGGGTGCAGGTGCCTTACCTGGAAGACCCGAACACGGGCACCAAGCTGTACGAGTCGGCCGACATCATCGATTACCTGGAGCGGCAATACGCTCAAAAAACTCTCAGCCTCTGA
- a CDS encoding anti-sigma factor domain-containing protein: MRYTQPELLDHLASSYVLGTLQGGARRRFERLRSDRADVQMRVTQWEIRLGELAISIPPEKPSAKLWPAIAARTQPAKKPQPLAPLKPPAWLGWLMPAGFGFGGLAAGVVAATALFFLAPTLFVSSEQIAMRSGERLPPSYVGLLTDAAGNGKVLVSSLRHGKTMTVKIIGPIMAQPAGHMVLWAYPAEGLPFAVGIVPATGSAVSNLPDTSEKLFSKVSKLSITLETDAAPASPQGPVLFSGNCAKLW, from the coding sequence ATGAGGTACACCCAACCCGAGCTGCTGGACCACCTGGCCTCATCTTATGTACTCGGCACGTTGCAAGGCGGTGCCCGGCGACGCTTTGAGCGGCTGCGCAGCGACCGCGCCGACGTTCAAATGCGCGTTACCCAGTGGGAAATCCGGTTGGGAGAACTGGCCATTTCCATCCCCCCCGAAAAGCCCTCGGCAAAACTATGGCCGGCCATTGCCGCGCGCACCCAGCCAGCCAAGAAGCCCCAACCGCTGGCGCCCCTCAAGCCACCGGCCTGGCTGGGCTGGCTGATGCCCGCGGGTTTTGGTTTCGGCGGGCTGGCCGCAGGCGTAGTAGCTGCCACTGCACTGTTTTTCCTGGCACCCACACTCTTTGTGTCCAGTGAACAGATCGCCATGCGCTCCGGTGAGCGCCTGCCGCCCAGCTATGTCGGCCTGCTGACCGATGCTGCGGGCAATGGCAAAGTGCTGGTCAGTTCACTGCGCCACGGCAAGACCATGACGGTGAAAATCATCGGCCCGATCATGGCGCAGCCCGCGGGCCACATGGTGTTGTGGGCCTACCCTGCGGAAGGACTGCCGTTTGCAGTCGGTATTGTTCCAGCCACAGGATCCGCCGTATCCAACCTGCCCGATACCTCGGAAAAGTTATTCTCCAAAGTGAGCAAACTGAGCATCACGCTGGAAACCGATGCGGCACCTGCCAGCCCGCAGGGGCCGGTCCTGTTCAGCGGCAACTGCGCCAAGCTGTGGTGA
- a CDS encoding RNA polymerase sigma factor, whose protein sequence is MKLDTLSLQELIGFAAQGNHGAFAHLYQRTHTHLFGVAVRILGNGQSAEDVLQEAYVSIWKSAGGYRSEVGGQSIQPMTWLIAIVRNKALDALRTRTRRKESELSQDDDLTEDAEPGSTAGANPSAMQLLEQATQALHIEACMSALEGSHRQSLALAYYQGLSHTEVAAQMGAPLGSVKAWIRRGLEKLKTCLAGQGVVA, encoded by the coding sequence ATGAAACTGGACACCCTGAGTCTGCAGGAGTTGATTGGCTTTGCCGCCCAAGGCAACCACGGCGCCTTTGCACACCTCTACCAACGCACCCACACGCATCTGTTTGGCGTTGCCGTACGTATATTGGGCAATGGACAGTCGGCGGAGGATGTTTTGCAAGAGGCGTATGTGAGTATCTGGAAAAGTGCTGGAGGCTACCGCAGCGAGGTTGGCGGGCAATCCATTCAACCCATGACATGGTTGATTGCGATTGTGCGCAACAAGGCGCTGGACGCACTGCGCACGCGCACCCGCCGCAAGGAAAGCGAGCTGTCGCAGGACGATGACCTGACCGAAGACGCTGAACCGGGGTCTACCGCCGGCGCAAACCCCAGCGCCATGCAACTGCTGGAGCAGGCGACCCAGGCACTGCATATCGAGGCGTGCATGAGCGCGCTGGAGGGAAGCCACCGCCAAAGCCTGGCCCTGGCCTACTACCAGGGCCTGTCCCACACCGAGGTGGCGGCCCAGATGGGCGCGCCGTTGGGTTCTGTCAAAGCCTGGATACGCCGGGGTCTGGAAAAACTCAAGACCTGCCTGGCGGGACAAGGGGTGGTGGCATGA
- a CDS encoding FecR family protein yields the protein MGLSCSAWLERAGQRQPIVPGMVLQERDRIETGANARILLTLPEGSKVKLGERAQLGFDALVARREGQDGGVFMKSAINVVTGAFRFTTDVLSKARSRREVDIRLATVTAGIRGTDLWGKQGGAKEIVCLLEGKIEVTRDPVAGQNTAPVILDQPLQFYIAPKGEPTLPIGRVPEAQLAQWAAETDIARDAGGATVGGRWKVRFDADTSFAGAMALYEDLRNQGYAAQFQPEKKAGKRIYVVQLANLSSEGDARALATRLGQGASAMPSVGR from the coding sequence ATGGGGTTGTCATGCTCCGCCTGGCTGGAGCGCGCGGGTCAACGCCAGCCCATTGTTCCTGGCATGGTGCTGCAAGAGCGTGACCGCATTGAGACTGGAGCCAACGCGCGTATTTTGCTGACCCTGCCCGAGGGCAGCAAGGTCAAACTGGGCGAACGGGCGCAACTGGGTTTTGATGCCCTGGTGGCCCGGCGTGAGGGGCAGGATGGCGGTGTGTTTATGAAGTCCGCCATCAACGTAGTGACCGGTGCATTCCGGTTTACGACGGACGTGTTGTCCAAGGCACGCAGCCGCCGCGAGGTGGACATCCGCCTGGCGACCGTAACGGCGGGCATTCGCGGTACCGACCTGTGGGGCAAACAGGGCGGAGCCAAGGAAATCGTCTGTCTGCTGGAAGGCAAGATCGAGGTCACGCGCGACCCGGTGGCCGGCCAGAACACGGCGCCCGTCATCTTGGACCAACCGCTGCAGTTCTACATTGCTCCCAAAGGCGAGCCGACCTTGCCGATAGGCCGCGTGCCAGAAGCACAACTGGCCCAGTGGGCGGCAGAGACCGACATCGCGCGGGATGCAGGTGGCGCCACCGTGGGCGGGCGTTGGAAGGTGCGCTTTGATGCCGACACCTCGTTTGCCGGCGCTATGGCGCTCTATGAAGACCTGCGCAACCAGGGTTATGCCGCGCAATTTCAGCCCGAAAAAAAAGCTGGCAAGCGCATCTATGTGGTGCAACTTGCCAACTTGTCCAGCGAGGGTGATGCCCGCGCACTGGCGACCCGGCTGGGCCAGGGCGCAAGCGCCATGCCCAGCGTGGGTCGCTAA
- a CDS encoding TonB-dependent receptor, with translation MQKTARSGRTRFSPTPLMVGMALLWPMAFAVAQTAAPAETAAAPQAGVLQAVTVTAERRAENVKDVPSSISTISGEKFDVLNTGGMDIRMLSGRVPSLNIESSFGRAFPRFYIRGYGNTDFRSNASQPVSLIYDDIVQENPILKGFPVFDVDRIEVLAGPQGTLFGRNTPAGVVKIDSVKPSKSTDGYFNASYGTYGTAALETAFNLPLSGEWNARISAQLQHRDNWVKNDKSPTKDLEGYDDRAVRVQAAYDGGGMFSALFNVHGRDLNGSARLFRANIIKKGTNDLVDDFDPARIYTDGINKQNLSNTGASAKLKWSLTDFNVYSITGYETVNAYSRGDIDGGYGAAFLPTGGGPGFIPFPSESAAGVRDHQQVTQEIRLESKGKGPLTWQAGAYLFQEKLGFDSYTYNTLANNVQSGATLRSDQTNDTYAVFGGLTYAVSDALKLRGGLRYTQDKKNLNTQPLPAGDPNPTNTANGLGSSSDNSQVSWDMGATYKLDKDTNLFGRVATGFRGASIQPAGPFGPLNQANPETTTSFEVGVKSDLFDKRARASVSLFHYDVKDQQLTAVGGSNNAVRLLNAKNSMGEGVEVNFDAYLTPNFLVTLSGSYNQTAIQDPSLAVGTCGGCTVLNTKNAAGLALIDGNPLPNAPKWIANVTARYGIPAANGGEYFIYTDWAYRSETNLFLYKSAEFTAPPLLEGGLRLGYNWGNGKYEAAIFGRNITNQVRVTGAIDFNNLTGFINDPRTYGVQFKMTM, from the coding sequence ATGCAAAAAACTGCCCGCTCAGGCCGCACCCGCTTTTCACCTACACCGCTCATGGTTGGCATGGCCCTGCTGTGGCCTATGGCGTTTGCCGTAGCCCAAACCGCTGCACCCGCCGAGACGGCTGCTGCACCACAAGCGGGCGTGCTGCAAGCCGTAACCGTGACGGCCGAACGCCGTGCGGAAAACGTCAAAGACGTTCCCAGCTCCATTTCTACCATCTCCGGTGAAAAATTTGATGTGCTGAACACCGGTGGCATGGACATTCGCATGCTGTCGGGCCGCGTGCCCAGCCTGAACATCGAATCCTCGTTTGGTCGCGCTTTTCCCCGCTTCTATATCCGTGGTTATGGCAATACCGACTTCCGCTCCAACGCGTCCCAGCCCGTGTCGCTGATTTATGACGACATCGTGCAAGAAAACCCCATCCTCAAGGGCTTCCCGGTGTTTGATGTGGACCGCATTGAAGTGTTGGCCGGCCCCCAGGGCACGCTATTTGGCCGCAACACACCGGCTGGTGTGGTCAAGATCGATTCGGTCAAACCCTCCAAGTCCACCGACGGTTATTTCAACGCGTCCTACGGCACGTATGGCACGGCCGCGCTGGAGACCGCATTCAACCTGCCGCTGTCTGGCGAATGGAATGCCCGCATCTCGGCGCAGTTGCAGCACCGTGACAACTGGGTCAAGAACGACAAGAGCCCCACCAAAGACCTGGAAGGTTATGACGACCGCGCCGTGCGTGTGCAGGCCGCCTACGACGGTGGCGGCATGTTCAGCGCCCTGTTTAATGTGCATGGCCGTGATCTGAATGGCAGTGCCCGTCTGTTCCGCGCCAACATCATCAAAAAGGGCACAAACGACCTGGTAGACGACTTCGACCCTGCGCGCATCTACACCGACGGCATCAACAAACAAAACCTCAGCAATACCGGCGCCAGCGCCAAGCTGAAATGGTCGTTGACCGACTTCAACGTGTACTCGATCACCGGCTACGAAACCGTCAACGCCTACAGCCGCGGTGACATCGACGGTGGTTATGGCGCCGCCTTCCTGCCCACAGGCGGCGGCCCGGGTTTCATCCCCTTCCCATCGGAAAGTGCGGCCGGCGTGCGCGACCACCAGCAGGTTACCCAGGAAATTCGCCTGGAATCCAAGGGCAAGGGCCCGCTGACCTGGCAAGCCGGTGCGTACCTGTTCCAGGAGAAGCTGGGCTTTGACAGCTACACCTACAACACGCTGGCCAACAACGTGCAATCGGGTGCCACGCTGCGCTCCGACCAGACCAACGACACCTATGCCGTGTTTGGTGGCCTGACCTATGCCGTCAGCGATGCCCTGAAACTGCGCGGCGGCCTGCGTTACACACAGGACAAGAAAAACCTGAACACCCAGCCCCTGCCAGCCGGTGACCCCAACCCCACCAACACCGCCAACGGCCTGGGCTCCAGCAGCGACAACAGCCAGGTCAGCTGGGACATGGGCGCCACCTACAAGCTGGACAAGGACACCAACCTGTTTGGACGCGTGGCCACCGGTTTCCGCGGCGCCAGTATCCAGCCAGCAGGTCCTTTTGGACCGCTGAACCAGGCCAACCCAGAGACCACCACCTCGTTTGAAGTGGGTGTCAAGAGCGACCTGTTTGACAAGCGCGCCCGCGCATCCGTCAGCCTGTTCCACTACGACGTGAAAGACCAGCAGTTGACCGCCGTGGGTGGCAGCAACAACGCCGTGCGCCTGCTCAACGCCAAGAACTCCATGGGTGAAGGCGTAGAGGTGAACTTCGACGCCTACCTGACGCCGAACTTCCTGGTGACCCTGAGCGGCAGTTACAACCAAACCGCCATTCAGGATCCATCCCTGGCGGTGGGCACCTGCGGTGGCTGCACGGTCTTGAACACCAAGAACGCAGCCGGGCTGGCCCTGATCGACGGCAACCCGCTGCCCAATGCACCCAAGTGGATTGCCAACGTGACCGCGCGCTACGGCATCCCCGCGGCCAACGGTGGTGAATACTTCATCTACACCGACTGGGCCTACCGCAGCGAGACCAATCTGTTCCTGTACAAGTCTGCCGAGTTCACCGCCCCTCCCCTGCTGGAAGGCGGCCTGCGCCTGGGCTACAACTGGGGCAACGGCAAGTACGAAGCCGCCATCTTCGGCCGCAACATCACCAACCAGGTGCGTGTGACCGGTGCCATCGACTTCAACAACCTGACCGGTTTCATCAACGACCCGCGCACCTACGGTGTGCAGTTCAAGATGACGATGTAA
- a CDS encoding AsmA family protein, producing MRWKRIFLWLAALLVTPVVLAALLIAIFGWNWLRTPIENLTHQKTGRVLAIQGDLSLRLAWPAPTLRANAVTFANPPWAREKQMVAADAVEISVDVPQLLIRNVVLPTVHLVHPTVFLEQDAQGKKNWLLDLDQQDESARVHIGQLTLDQGTLGYEDRATKTLLRSSLTTAAATTGNPPPQGPPGVSFSTTGQFHGLPVKAAGSGGPVLALRDERTPYPLTVDATLGRTRIKASGTVTGLTKLSAVDMQLAITGDSLEQLYPLLGIPAPATPAYAMRGRLAHHGNSWRYEAFSGRMGNSDLAGSAQVVTGGTRPQLTAQLTSKVLDLDDLAPVIGKRATDAPPPATTTATPATPKTKGVLPDIPFNADRWTSMDADVGLKAKQIRRATALPLDDLHVQLKLQDAVLTLTPLDFGVAGGHVRANITLDGRSKPIKAKVQAQVRKLLLSKTFPTVALNQASLGEINGAFSLSGSGNSIGGMLATGNGQIALGIAQGEVSQLMMEKAGLHVFEILQLSVAGDRRIKLRCALADFEVKSGVMNIDSLVFDTDVTTLFGSGRVDLARETLDITLNQKTKRTSPLALRSPIHIRGTFAKPNVGVDKGRIAARAAGAVALGLLNPFLALIPLIDPGPGQDSDCSQLMREAKAVPR from the coding sequence ATGAGGTGGAAACGTATCTTTCTGTGGCTGGCTGCATTGCTGGTTACGCCCGTCGTGTTGGCTGCACTGCTGATCGCCATCTTTGGCTGGAACTGGTTGCGGACACCTATCGAGAACCTGACCCATCAGAAGACCGGCCGCGTGCTCGCCATCCAGGGCGATCTTTCGCTGCGGCTGGCCTGGCCCGCGCCCACCCTACGCGCCAATGCTGTGACGTTTGCCAATCCGCCCTGGGCGCGCGAGAAGCAGATGGTGGCGGCGGACGCGGTGGAAATCAGTGTGGATGTGCCACAGCTGCTGATCCGCAATGTGGTGCTGCCCACCGTCCACCTGGTCCACCCAACCGTTTTTCTGGAGCAGGACGCACAGGGCAAGAAAAACTGGCTGCTCGACCTGGACCAGCAGGACGAAAGCGCACGCGTGCACATCGGCCAGCTGACGCTGGACCAGGGCACGCTGGGGTATGAAGACCGCGCCACCAAAACCCTCCTCCGTTCAAGCCTTACAACGGCCGCGGCAACAACCGGCAACCCACCGCCGCAAGGGCCGCCAGGGGTCAGTTTCAGCACCACCGGTCAGTTCCACGGCCTGCCGGTCAAGGCTGCAGGCAGCGGAGGGCCGGTCCTGGCGTTGCGTGACGAACGCACGCCCTACCCACTCACCGTGGACGCCACTTTGGGGCGCACCCGCATCAAGGCATCTGGCACGGTTACTGGCTTGACCAAGCTGTCCGCCGTTGACATGCAGCTGGCGATCACCGGCGACAGCCTGGAGCAACTCTATCCCCTGCTGGGCATTCCGGCGCCGGCCACGCCCGCGTATGCCATGCGGGGGCGCCTGGCCCACCATGGCAACAGCTGGCGCTACGAGGCGTTTTCCGGTCGCATGGGCAACAGCGATCTGGCCGGATCGGCCCAGGTCGTCACCGGCGGCACACGCCCACAGCTGACCGCCCAACTCACATCCAAGGTTCTGGACCTTGATGACTTGGCGCCCGTCATTGGCAAACGCGCCACCGACGCCCCACCGCCCGCCACCACAACTGCAACCCCGGCAACGCCAAAGACCAAAGGTGTATTGCCCGACATTCCCTTCAATGCGGACCGCTGGACCAGCATGGACGCCGACGTGGGCCTGAAGGCCAAACAGATTCGCCGCGCCACAGCCCTGCCGCTGGACGATCTGCACGTGCAGCTGAAGCTGCAGGACGCAGTGCTGACACTGACCCCGCTGGACTTTGGCGTTGCGGGCGGCCACGTGCGTGCCAACATCACTCTGGATGGACGCAGCAAACCCATCAAGGCCAAGGTGCAGGCGCAGGTGCGCAAACTGCTGTTATCCAAAACGTTCCCCACTGTGGCGCTGAACCAGGCCAGCCTGGGTGAAATCAACGGCGCCTTTTCGCTATCGGGCAGCGGCAACTCCATTGGCGGCATGCTGGCTACTGGCAACGGCCAGATCGCGCTGGGCATTGCCCAAGGCGAGGTCAGCCAGCTGATGATGGAAAAGGCGGGCCTGCATGTGTTCGAAATCCTGCAACTGAGTGTGGCGGGTGACCGGCGCATCAAGCTGCGGTGTGCGCTGGCCGACTTTGAAGTCAAGAGCGGCGTTATGAACATCGACTCGCTGGTCTTCGACACCGATGTCACCACCCTGTTTGGCAGCGGCCGCGTCGACCTGGCCCGCGAAACCCTGGACATCACACTCAACCAGAAGACCAAACGCACCAGCCCGTTGGCGCTGCGCAGCCCCATCCACATCCGCGGCACCTTTGCAAAACCAAACGTAGGGGTGGACAAGGGCCGCATCGCCGCACGGGCTGCAGGAGCCGTGGCACTGGGTCTGCTCAACCCCTTTTTGGCGTTGATCCCACTGATTGATCCCGGCCCGGGACAGGACAGTGACTGCAGCCAATTGATGCGCGAGGCCAAGGCCGTGCCGCGGTAA